One genomic segment of Theobroma cacao cultivar B97-61/B2 chromosome 6, Criollo_cocoa_genome_V2, whole genome shotgun sequence includes these proteins:
- the LOC18596059 gene encoding putative leucine-rich repeat receptor-like protein kinase At2g19210, giving the protein MGKIKHFLLFSSFALAFLIIHAQDQSGFISLDCGLPEGSSYNESTTGINYTSDAPYIQTGISNRLPEFNSGMQRQVLEYLRSFPEGDRNCYMINLTKGEKYLIRTGFMYGNYNAKNEAPEFDLYLGPNLWATMVFQNASTAIFKEIIQVLQSNYLHVCLVNTGKGIPFISALELRLLKNTTYNTQSATEALEFFLRDDFGSTSNATFRFPQDVYDRIWQPYQRNDLGQISTSSLISSNSDYQPPLLAMRTASIPANASQPLNFSVQDSDSSAQFYLYVHVAEIEELQANQSREFIIYVNDKLWFQAYSPTYLRADTIQSLSAVKGGQFSMVRTRGSTLPPIINALEAYRVKELIQSQTVEKDVNAIVNIKSMYGLKRNWQGDPCAPQKYSWEGLNCSYEDSNPPRIISLNLSSSSLSGEIPPYIVNLTQLLYLDLSNNNLTGPVPEFLTQLQSLSLLNLEGNALNGSVPTGLIDRSNRGLLQLNVEGNQIPCTWESCSKKKNSAVVPVVASVASVLSFLIIASALLWWFKRTKPSGKLDLGSRKPYQHKELKNRQFTFSDVQKITNNFERVIGKGGFGTVFLGCLGDTQVAVKMLSKSSIQGYKQFEAEVELLLRVHHRNLTSLIGYCDDGTNLGLIYEYMAKGNLAEYLSDSSSSLLNWEGRLGIALEAAQGLEYLHHGCKPPIIHRDVKSTNILLTENLQAKLSDFGLSKTFPIEGGSHVSTVVAGTPGYLDPEYSTSNRLTEKSDVYSFGVVLLEIITNRPVITRTIDEPTHISHWVGSMLSNGDIENIVDSRLQGNFEINSVWKAIEVAMACLSPASTKRPTMNYVVTELSDCLLAEIKRTRGVNEDESQESIGMISMNLGSEITPLAR; this is encoded by the exons ATGGGGAAGATAAAGCATTTCCTATTGTTTAGCAGCTTTGCTCTGGCATTTCTGATCATTCATGCACAGGATCAATCAG GGTTCATTAGCTTAGATTGCGGGTTGCCAGAAGGTTCAAGCTACAATGAAAGCACAACAGGCATAAATTATACTTCAGATGCACCATACATCCAAACTGGCATAAGCAATAGGCTACCTGAATTCAATTCAGGCATGCAGCGACAGGTACTAGAGTATCTCAGAAGTTTCCCTGAAGGAGACCGAAACTGTTACATGATAAACCTCACAAagggtgaaaaatatttaatcagAACAGGTTTCATGTATGGAAACTATAATGCAAAAAATGAAGCACCGGAATTCGATCTATACTTAGGACCTAATTTGTGGGCTACAATGGTATTTCAAAATGCATCTACTGCTATATTCAAGGAAATCATTCAAGTTCttcaatcaaattatttgCATGTCTGTCTTGTCAACACTGGGAAAGGAATACCTTTCATATCAGCATTAGAGTTAAGGCTTTTGAAAAACACAACCTACAACACTCAGTCTGCAACAGAAGCACTGGAATTTTTCTTAAGGGATGATTTTGGTTCAACATCTAATGCTACATTCAG GTTTCCGCAAGATGTTTACGATCGTATCTGGCAGCCTTACCAAAGAAATGATTTGGGACAAATAAGCACCTCTTCTCTCATTTCAAGTAACAGCGATTACCAACCACCATTGCTTGCCATGAGGACTGCTAGCATACCAGCAAACGCAAGTCaacccttgaatttttccgtCCAAGATTCTGATTCCAGTGCCCAATTTTATTTGTACGTGCACGTCGCAGAAATTGAAGAGCTCCAAGCTAACCAGTCCAGAGAGTTCATCATCTATGTTAATGACAAGCTTTGGTTCCAAGCTTATAGTCCTACATATTTGCGGGCAGACACTATACAAAGCCTATCAGCAGTAAAAGGAGGTCAGTTTTCAATGGTAAGAACCAGAGGTTCAACCCTTCCGCCCATCATTAATGCCCTTGAGGCTTATCGTGTAAAGGAACTCATACAGTCACAAACAGTTGAAAAAGATG TTAATGCGATCGTGAATATTAAATCAATGTATGGATTGAAGAGAAACTGGCAAGGTGATCCTTGTGCTCCACAAAAATACTCATGGGAAGGTCTTAATTGCAGTTATGAGGACTCCAATCCACCTAGGATCATATCTTT GAATTTATCCTCTAGCAGTTTGAGTGGAGAGATACCTCCCTACATCGTTAATCTCACTCAATTACTATATCT GGACTTATCAAACAATAATTTGACTGGACCAGTGCCTGAGTTTCTAACTCAACTGCAATCTCTGAGTCTGTT AAACTTGGAAGGAAACGCACTTAATGGTTCAGTTCCCACAGGACTCATTGACAGGTCAAACAGGGGTTTGCTACAATTGAA CGTGGAAGGAAATCAAATTCCTTGTACATGGGAATCATGctcgaagaagaagaacagtGCAGTGGTTCCAGTAGTAGCATCAGTTGCGTCAGTGCTTTCTTTCCTCATAATTGCTTCGGCTCTCCTATGGTGGTTTAAAAGGACAAAACCATCAG GCAAATTGGATTTGGGCTCTAGAAAACCATACCAGCATAAGGAGTTAAAGAATCGGCAATTTACATTCTCAGATGTCCAAAAGATCACAAATAATTTTGAGAGAGTTATTGGCAAAGGAGGATTTGGAACAGTTTTCCTCGGTTGCTTAGGAGACACTCAAGTAGCAGTCAAGATGCTATCAAAATCATCTATTCAAGGGTATAAGCAGTTTGAAGCTGAG GTGGAGCTTCTTTTGAGGGTACATCATAGAAATTTGACTTCGCTTATTGGATATTGCGATGATGGCACTAACTTGGGGCTAATCTACGAGTACATGGCCAAAGGGAACTTAGCAGAGTATCTCTCAG ATAGCAGTAGCAGTTTATTGAATTGGGAAGGAAGACTTGGAATAGCGCTGGAGGCAGCACAAG GACTGGAGTATTTACACCATGGTTGCAAACCACCCATAATCCACAGAGATGTAAAGTCTACCAACATCCTATTAACTGAAAACTTGCAAGCTAAACTATCTGATTTCGGGCTATCAAAAACTTTTCCAATCGAAGGTGGCTCTCATGTCTCCACTGTCGTTGCCGGTACCCCTGGGTACCTTGATCCTGA GTATTCTACATCAAACAGGTTGACAGAGAAAAGTGACGTTTATAGCTTTGGGGTAGTTCTTTTGGAAATCATAACAAACCGGCCTGTGATTACAAGAACCATAGATGAGCCTACTCACATAAGTCATTGGGTTGGTTCCATGTTGTCCAACGGGGACATTGAAAACATTGTCGATTCGAGGTTGcaaggaaattttgaaataaattctGTATGGAAAGCAATAGAAGTGGCAATGGCTTGCTTATCTCCTGCCTCCACGAAAAGGCCAACTATGAATTATGTGGTAACGGAATTAAGCGACTGTTTGCTAGCCGAGATAAAGAGGACCAGAGGAGTCAACGAAGATGAATCACAAGAATCAATTGGCATGATATCCATGAATCTTGGTTCTGAAATAACTCCTCTGGCAAGGTGA